From Streptomyces sp. NBC_01551:
TCCGAGCCGACCTGATCCGCCGCCACGGCCCAGAACCGATGCAGCAGGCGTTCGACCTCGGCCTGGACGAGCTGCACGAGGAACACATGCATCCGGACGTGGCCCTTCTGCCACCCGACCTCCGCCTGATCATCGTGGCCTACGCCTGTTCGATGGAGCGCGGTGTCATGCGGGTCGAGTGGGGCTCCGCCGAGCTGCGTCGCGAGGACCGCTACCTCATCTGGCACCGCCACGAGCCGCTCCTCCCGCCGGCCACCCCTCGCGCTGCCCAGTCTCGGCGCTTGGAGGGCCGGACCCGGATGGTGAGCCGGTCCGGCTCTGGCTCGGGCTGCGCTTCGGCTGCCACGTCCACCTTGCGCGGCATGTCCGTCGGATAGAGCGGTCCGCCTGGGCGGAGGAGTTGCCTCGGGTCGAGGCCGGCCATTCTGCTGTCACTGCGAGCCACCACGTCGAGGCCATCGACGAAGAGGTACGTGTGCACGGCAGTACATACCGGCGGCCCAGGACACGCGCTGATCAGCAGTGTGCTCACCGCATGGCTTCGACGTTCGGGCACGGTGGCCCTCAGCTCGCGCGGGGATCTACGAGGCATCCGCCTGATGTGACGTCACGGGGCGATCGTAGCGGCCACTCCGCACCAGGTTGCCGTGGGTTCAAATCTCACACCCACCGCAGGTGAACGACCCTGACCAGGTGAGACGGTCGGGGGGCAGGGCCGGTCATCTGATCCGTGCTCTAGCCGGGATCGGTCAGTGACGGCCATTTCAGCCGCCACCAGGCCCCGGAGGGGCGTTCTGGTCGGCGCCGTTGATGTCACCTACAACCGGGGGCGGGGTGCGGCCAGCCTCCCTCGATGGCCGGGCCGCTGCCCGCGGGAACGTTCGCGGCGACCAACGCTGCGGCCTCGCGCGCGCTGAGGCGGGAACCGAGCACGCGTGACGGTGTCTGCGGCGACCACCGCGACCAGTGGAGAACCACGTTCCACAGACCGTCTCCGCTTGGCACTACACGCGGAACCTCCTCGTAGAACGGATCCTTGGTACTCGTGAGCAGGCTGAACGCACCGTGCGACGGAAAGGGGAAGAAGACGCGCAGGGTTGGCTGCGCATACAGCGCCTCGGCCACTTCGGCGTCGCCCAGCCTGATCACCGGCGAGCGCTCCAGAGTCAGCCGCCAAGCGGTCGACACCACCCTCCCAGGAGGTGCCGCATCCAGAGGATCCGCCGCTAGCAACGTCCATTCACGACGTAGTTGATCGATCGGCGCCCCGTCACGCCAGGCGTGCAGGACGGCGTCCACCACCGCGAGGTCATCGGTACTGCCGAACGCGCCCCAAGGCCATCCGGAGTCCGCTGAGATCTCGATACGGAACTCGCGTTCGTCGGCATTGGTGGCGTATACGGCGAACCGTGCCTCACCACGTGTGCTGCATGCGGCAACCGCGGGATCGTACCCCTCGACGGGATCCATGGGACCGGCACCGTGCCCGCGGCGAGCCGCCTCGCCGGCCAGCGCTTCCCGCAGGCCGCCTGGCACCGTCAGCTCTGGACAGAGGTCGGCCAGCACTTCCCGTGAAGGTTCGTTCATGCACGTACCGTATGCCGCGGGAACGAAGCCGGCCGTGAGTGCGGAGCGCAGGCCCGGGCGACGCGCCGCGCGCGCCGTCTCCCCCTCTGGGCACCCCTGCGAGTACGCCCGAGGAGACTCGGGCCACGGCCGTCCAGCGGCTGCTGATGCCTGGGGCAGAACGTGCGCGCCTTGTCCTTGAGTTGGAACGGCTGGATAGCGCTCTGCGGCCCCTCATCCTGGAAGCGGTTCAAGCCCGGCGTCCCGTTGCGACGGTCACGGGGACGCCTCTATGACCTGTGGGTGATCGACTCTGCGCCGGAGTGGTACGAGGAGGCTGGCGCACCTGCTACTCGCGCATGGGCGACGGCAACGAGGCCGGATACGAGCACCGCAACGAGGCGTAGCGCCGACCCAACAGACGCCCGACCCGTCAATGGTGGACGTTGCTGTCGTGTGTGGATGCCAAAGGCCCCCAACCGTGATCGGTTGGGGGCCTTTTGACTGGTGGGCGCGGACGGTTTCGAACCGCCGACATCTGCTTTGTAAGAGCAGCGCTCTACCCCTGAGCTACGCACCCGTGGATGAGTGGACAGCCTACATGGCGGGCGCACCCCCCACGCAAACCCGATGCCGTGGGGGAGAATGGAGCGGGGCATGGCGGACGCGGTACGGGAGAGGGATTGTGACGACGGCATCCCGGCGGTGGTTCGGCGGGCGGGACGAGAGTCGGCGGGCGGATGCGCAGGCGGCGAAGGATGCCGCCGCGGCCGCTTTCTACGAGCTGGACACGGCGCAGCGGGATCTGCGGATCTCGATCGAGACCATCGCCGCGGCGGACGCCTCGCCGGCGGCGCGGCAGGCGGGCGAGGGGTTCGTCGCGCTCGGCCGGCGGATCGACGAGGTCAGCCACGTGTACATCGAGGCCGTGGACGCCCATGATCTTGACCGGGTGGATCTGGAGGGCTCCGTCGCCGCGCGGGCTCGGGAGCAGCTGACGCGGGCGCGTGATGAGCTCGTACGGGTCAAGGGCGAGCTGGACCGGTTCGCTCAGGGGCTGCAGCCGTTGCTGGACAAGGCCGAGACGCAGCTGGCCCGGGTGGCGCCGGCCCGGGAGCGGGCCAAGGCCTCGCTGCTGGCGGCCAGTGAGGCGCTCGACGCGGTACGGGCCCAGGGGATGCGGGCCGACGATCTCGCGGCGCGGCTGGCGGCGCTCGGCCCCGAGCTGACCAAGCTGAACCAGGGCGCCGCCCAGCACGGGGTACAGGAGACCGTGCAGCGCGCCGACCGGATCCTGCGCGACGCGGAGGGCGTACGGGTCGAGGCGGCCCGGCTCCCGGAGCGCGCGGCGGAGATCGACCGCCGGCTGGTGAGCCTGCGGACCCGGGCTCAGGCCCTGCGCAACCGGGCGGACCGGGTGGATCCGGTGCTGAGCGAGCTGCGGCGCCGGTTCAGCGCGGCGTGCTGGCAGGACCTGCAGCACGTCCCGGAGGAGGCCGTACGGGACGTGGCCCGGGCCGAGGAGCGGTTGCGGGAGGCCTCTGCGGCGCGGGAGGAGCAGCGCTGGGCCGATGTGACGGCGCTGATCGAGGCGGTACGGGGCGCGCTCGACTCCACCGACGAGGCGGTGTCGGCGGCGCAGGACCGGCTGACCCGGCTGGAGGCGGTGGCGCGAGATCCGCAGGAGGAGGTGTCCCGGACGCGTTTCGCGATCCGGGACGCGCAGCGGCTGGCGATGGCGGGCCGCAGCGTGCCCGAGCCGCGGCACGCGCGGCCGCTGGACGAGGCGGTGGCCCGGATGGAACGGGCACTGGCCGGGCTGGAGGGGCGCCACCCCGACTACTGGCACTTCCTGCAGGAGATGGAGCAGGTCCGGCTCGCGGTGGGGCACGTCGTCTCCGACATCCGGGAGCAGCGCGGGCACGGCTGAGGTCCGGGGGCCGCGCGGGAACGCGTGGAATCGGCGGCAGCGAGGGGCGCCTGATGTCCGGGGGCAGCACGGGAACGGCATGCTCGGCGGGCAGCAGCGCAGGAACCTCTGAGCCGCCGCCCGGGGAAGGGCCGAGCTTGGCCCGCCCCTGCCCGGACCGGGCCCGACGTTGCCCCGGGCTGAGCCCCCGGCTCGGCGCCACCAAAGCCCGGCTTGTCTCCGGCTTGTCCCCAGGTCCGCCCCGGCCTGAGCCCCAGCTTGCCCCGAGCTGAGCCCGCCCCCTGCCCCAAGCCCCGCCCGCCCCGCCCCGCGCTTGTTCCCGCGTCGGCATGGGCGGATGCTGGGAGGTGGAGGACCGGAGCCAGGTCAGGCACCGGGCCCAGGGAGCGGAGCTTAGGAGGGCGGTATGGCTGCCCACGCGTCCGACGCGTTCCGGACGGCGCCTCGTGCGTCCCAGACCCACGGAGCGCACGGAACCCACACGACCGCACCGCACGCCGCCTACGGGTGCCACGCGGAGCACGATTCCTACGCCCCGTACGTGCCCCACGGGCCGATCGAACTCCCCGCGCCGCACGTCCCCTACCTGGTCCGGCGCATCGCGCATCCCGTCGGCGCCCGGCTCGACGAGCACCTGCCCGCCGATCACAAGCTCAGCCAGGTGTACCGCGTCGGCGCGGGCCTGATGGGGCTGCTGCTGGTCGCCTTCGGGATCCTCGGGCTGATCGACCGGATCGGCTTCTTCGACACCGGCGGCGCGACGGTGCTCGCGCTGAACACCAACGGCGCGCTGAGCGTCCTGTCGATCTGTATCGGCCTGCTGCTGTTCACCGGCATGGTGATCGGCGGGAACTTCGCCTCGACCCTCAACATCGTGCTGGGCCTGCTGTTCATCGCGAGCGGTTTCGTGAACCTCGCGCTGCTCGACACCGGGATGAACTTCCTGGCGTTCAAGATCCAGAACGTGCTGTTCAGCTTCGTCGTCGGCGTGATGCTGATGTGGTTCGGGATGTACGGGCGGGTGGGCAGTGCCCTGCCGCACGACAATCCGTACTGGCGCGCCCGCCACCCCGAGCAGGCGGCCAGGGAGCAGCGGGCCGCGTCCGGGAGGCTTTAGCATCAGCCGCATGCCTCGTTACGAATTCCGCTGCCGGACCTGCGACGACACCTTTGAGGTCAGCCGCCCCATGGCCGAGTCGTCCGCGCCCGCCGACTGCCCCGCCGGTCACGCCGACACCGTCAAGTTGCTCTCCGCCGTCGCCGTCGGCGGGACCAGCAGCGCCCCCGCCCCGTCCGGGGGCTGCTGTGGCGGCGGAGGCTGCTGCTAGCCGGACAGCCGGAGCAGTGCGGTCAGCGCGAGCGCGGGCAGTGCCGTCAACGCGGTCAAGCGCGAGCAGCGCGGTCAGCGCCTGCGCGACAGTGTCAGTCCGTCCGAGATCGCCAGCAGGACCGAGTCCATGCGGGCGTCCTTCGTGACGTGCTCGTTGAACGCCCGGACGCCCGCCGCCGAGCCCGTGGCGCTCTCGTCGAGCACCGAGCCGTGGAAGAGCGTGTTGTCGGTGACGATCAGCCCGCCCGGGCGCAGCCGCGGCACGAGCTCCTCCCAGTAGCGGATCTGGCTCTCCTTGTCGGCGTCCACGTAGGCCAGGTCGATGTGCGGCTCCTGCGGCATGGCGCGCAGCGTGTCCAGCGCGGCCCCGATCCGCAGCTCGATGCGGTCGGCGACCCCGGCGGCCGCCCAGGCCTCGCGGCCGTACGCCGTCCACTCCTCCGAGACGTCGCAGGTGATCAGGCGCCCGTCGGCGGGCAGGGCCTGCGCCATCGACAGGGCGGAGAAACCGGTGAAGGTGCCGACCTCCACGATGTGTCGGGCGCCCGTCAGCCGGACGAGGAACGCCAGCAGCGGGCCCTGCTCCTGCGCGGACTGCATTCCGGCGACGTCCGGGAACTTCGCGTACGTCGTCTCCACCAGCCCCCGCTGGACCGCGTCCAGCGGGGGGTTGTGGTCGAGCATGTACTGGTAGAGCTCATCGGTGATCTTGGTGCTGTTGCCCTTGGTCATGGGCCCAGTGTGCCGAGTCAGCGGCCCGCTTCACCGGCCGAACGTCCGAAAGCGCGCACGATTTCCTCGCCCGCCAGGACGCCGGCCTTCGTCAGCGCGGTCACGTTCGGTGCCGTCCAGCCCGCGTCGGCCAGTTCGCCGTGCCCGGGCCGCCACGCCCGGTCGGCGGCGAGCAGCAGGTCCGCGTCCAGCAGCGAGTCGCCGGCGGCCAGGGTCCGGGTGGCTCCCGTACGCCGGGCCACCTCGCGCATGGCCGCGCTCTTGGTCAGCGGACGCGGAACGGCGTATACCTTGCGGCCCTGGAGGGAGACCGTCCAGCCGCGCGCCTCGGACCAGTCGACGAGGGCCTTGAGCCATTCGTCGGGGACCAGGTCCCGCTCCACCACCAGGTAGGTGAACAGGTCCTCCGCCACGCGGGCCTTGCGCAGCCAGGCCGGGTCCGCCGTGGCCAGCAGGTGCGCGTGCACCTCCTCCAGCGGAGCGCATTCCTCCGCCAGCCGCGCCGCGACCTGGCGGCGCCAGTCCCGGTCGGGAACGCCGTCGACGAGGAGCTGCCCGCCGTTGGCGCAGATCGCGTACTGGGCGGGCCGCCCGGGGAAGCGGATGCGCTGGTACTGCTTGCGGGTCCGGGTGGTCGTCGGGACGAACACCACGCCCGGCTCGGCGGTCAGCTTCGCCAGCAGCCCCGCCGCCGTCTCCGTCATGTACGACAGCGGCTTGCTCTCGTGCACCTCGACGCACAGCAGCCGCGGAGCCACCGGGTCGGGCATGGTCAGGCCGAGGGCCGCCGTCGAGTAGATGAGCGTACGGTCGAGGTCACTGGCAATCAGGACGGTCACTTGGAGGCCACGGCCTTTCCGTCGGCGCCCGTGGCGCCACGCGTGAAGCGGGGGTGGATGAGTCCTACACAGGTGTACGGCAGCCCGTCGACCTCCTCGACCGGCACCCCGCGCTGCTCGGCGAGCAGCCTTACGTGGTCCAGGTCGGCTCCGGCTCCGCGCTGGGCCAGGATCTTCCAGGGCACGCGGCGCAGCAGCACGCGGGTCGTCTCGCCGACGCCGGGCTTGACGAGGTTCACGTCGTGGATGCCGTACTCCTCGCTGATCCGCTCCACCGCCGCCCAGCCTTCCCAGGTGGGGGTGCGGTCGGCCGCGAGCAGCTCCTTGACCTCGGCGTCGACGGCTTCGGCCACCTCGTCGAAACGGGCGGCGACGGTGTCGACGAAGTCGACGGAGACATCGGCTCCGGCGAGCTCGCGGTAGAACTTCGCACCGTGGAAGTCGGCGGGTCCGACCAGGTCGGACCTGAGCACCGTACGCGAGATGAGCCCGGAGACGGTGGAGTTGAGGCAGGCGGAGGGGATCAGGAAGTCCTCGCGGGTGCCGTACGTGGGCACGCACGAGCCGGGGTCGGCGAGGACCACGATCTCCGGGTTGAAGCCCTCGAACTCGGCGAGCGCGGCGGCCAGCTCCCGGGTGATCGCGCCCTTGCCGGTCCAGCCGTCGACGAAGACGATGTCGGCCGGGTCGTGGTGCGCGGCCAGCCAGCGCAGCGCGTTGGCGTCGATGCCGCGGCCGCGCACGATGGACACGGCGTAGTGCGGCAGGTCCAGGCCGTGGCGGGCGCGGGCCCAGCGGCGCATCAGCACGCCGACGGGGGTGCCCGCGCGGGCCAGGGAGACCAGGACCGGGGACGGGGTCCGCTCGGCGAGGACGGTCTCGGTGACGGTGCCGACGGCCCGGGCTATTCGGGCCGCGGAGGCGGTCAGCGCGCTCTGGTAGAGCTCCTGGTAGGCGGGGCTGGGCTGGTACTCCACGGGCAGGGACTCGGCGTAGTGCGCGCCGCCCGCCTGGATGGCCTCCTCGCGCTCCTCGGTCGGGGCCTCCAGCTCGACCTCGGAGAAGTCCTGGAGCAGCCAGCCGACGTCCTCGGGGGCGTACGAGGAGAACGCGGGCCCGCGCAGGGGCTCGGACATGATCGGCTCCTGCCGGTCGAGTACGGGTGCGAGTACGGGTACGGGCGTCGCTACGGGCGCGGGCGCGTACGACGGGACGACCGCCAGCAGCACCCGCCCGGTGTGCGGGGCGAGCCGGGCGAGGAGCCCGTCGGGGGCGTGCAGCGCACCCGTGTCGCCCTCCCCGTCGACGACGGCGACGACGGCGTCGAAGCCGGCGCCCGCGACGTTGTAGGCGTAGCGGTCGCCGGGCCCGTCGGCCGGGGCGTCGTGGGCGGGGAAGACGAGCCGGGTGCGGATGGCGTAGCCGGGGTCGTCGACGGCGAGCACGGGCGAGCGGGTGGTCGTGGAGAACCGCACCTCGCGGGCCGCCCCGGACTCCTCCAGGGCCCGCGCGAGGCGCAGCGGCGCGTACATGAGCTCCTCGTTGCCGAGTACGAGGACCCGCCCGGGCTCCGCGCCCAGCGCGTCCGCGATCCGCCCGGCCAGCGCGGGCAGCGCCGCCTCCAGCCGCTCGCGGTCGGCGGGGGTGAAGCCGTGGCGGCCGCCGTCGGGGAGCCCGGCGGGCCAGCCGAGCGCGACCCGCTCGACGAAAGCGGCGGAACCCGCGGAACCCACCGAACCCACGGAAGGCGCCGAACCCGCCGAACCCACGGCGCCGGGTGCCGCGTCCCGCGCCTCGTACTCCTCGTACTCCTCGACCAGCGCCTGCCCCTTGGCCAGCACCCCCTCGGGGAGCCGGACCGTACCCGAGGCGAGGGCGACGAGGTCGATCCGGGCGCCGAGGCCCTCGGCGAAGGCGGTGAGCCGGTCGCGGTCGGCCGGGGAGCGCATGTCCACGAGGGCGACGACGACGTAGTGCCCGCGCGGGTGGCGGGCGTGCAGGTCGGCGATGGTGTTGAGCACGGTGTTGCCGGTGGAGAACTCGTCGTCGACCAGCACCAGTGGCCCGCTGCCGGCGAGCAGCTTCGGGTCCTCGGGCAGCAGCAGGTGCGAGGTGGCGTGCGAGTGCGCCTCCTCGAAGCCGCCGGCGGGCGCCACGCCCGGCACGGGGCGGCGGGTCGAGTGCAGGTACGGGGCGAGGCCCAGGCCGTCGGCGACGCAGTGGCCGAGGCCGGTGGCGGTCTCCGCGTACCCGAGGACGACCGCGGCGGCGGCCGCCTCGTCGCCCAGCAGGGCCCGGACCCGCTCGCCGAGCCCGTGTCCGGCGGCGTAGACGGCCTCCGGGGACTGGGGGACGTGCTTGCCCAGCACCTGCGAGACCAGCAGGTGCGCCCGCTTGGGGTTGCGGCGCAGCGCCAGTCCGAGCAGGGCGTCCAGCCGCGGGGCGGCCGGGTCGCCGCCCTCCCGCAGGCTCACGCCCAGCCGGTCAGCGACCCAGGTTCCCGACCACACCGTGTCGATCTTCTTGCCTTTCTCCATGGTCAAGGCCCGCTCACACCTGGAGCCCGGCCGTCAGGAGGTCGACGAAGCCGACCTCCTCCTTCGCCACACCGAAGACCTCGGCGCGCAGCATGGTGCGCTCGGCCCAGGCCCGGTGGGGCTTCACCTCGTTCATTTTGTTCGTATAGGCGGAACGCATCACTCCGCCGCCGCCGCGCTCGGGGCGCAGGATGTCCTGGGCGTCGCTGAACTCCTCGTGGGAGACCACCGACAGCGCGTGGACGGGTGTGACGTGGGCGGGGTGGATGCAGGTCTTGCCCAGCAGCCCGTTGGCCCGGTCGAGCTCGATCTCGCGGAGCAGCCCGTCGAGGTCGTGCTCGATGAGGGCGGTACGGAGTTCCTCGACGCCTTCCTCCAGGAAGGGGCTGCGGCGCAGCTGGGGCTTGAAGAGGCGCTGCTGGCTGCGGAAGTACTCCCAGACCGGGCCGGTGACCGTGAAGCCGGTGCCGTCGGCGCGGCTGAGCACGTTGACCACGTCGGCGATGACGCCGGCGACGATCTGGACGTCGTAGGCGGTCATGTCGGGGGTGCGGCGCAGCCCGTAGGCGGAGCAGAAGTCGGTGACGCCCAGGCGCAGGGCCAGGACCCGCTCGCGGTAGTCGTTGACCGTGCGGGAGATGCCCGAGAGGGTCTCGACGCGGGTTTCGAGGTGGAGCAGCTCGGGGGTCTCCAGGACCGGCATCGCATACAGGCGGGGCAGCCCGCTGTCCGCCTCGGCCTCGGCGACGGCGTCGAGGAAGCCGATCCCTCGGTGCTCGCCGAACTTGGGAAGTACGAATCCGGCCAGTCGGCGCGCGGAGCCGCCGAGCCGGCGCACCAGGTCGGGGATCTGCTCCGGCTCACGGACCCGGATGAACAGCAGTGGGAGCTCGCCGGAGTCGGCGTCGAGCTCGGCGAACTGCCGGACGAGGTTCTCCTCGCCGCCCTGGACGTCGGCGTCGGAGATCGAATCCTCCAGGCAGAGGACCATGGAGACGACCCCGCGCGCGGCCTGCTTGCGGATGTCCGCCGCGAGGGTGGGGCGGGTGGCCGGGCTGTAGAGGGTGGCCCCGAGCGCGGCGGCGAGCACACGGGCGGGAGAGGCGGCGTTGAACTCGGCCGGCTCTTGGTGGAAGAGGTCCTTGCGGACAGTGGGCGCTATGTGCCCGAAGTGACGCATGTGCTTCCCCCGTACTGCCTCGGCGGCCCGTCTGGCATGGCCGGTAATAGTACGTACGAATGTGATTCAAGAGTTCCTCAAAGACATGAAGTTCAGGTAACCCTCATGCACCATGCCCACGTCTTCGGGCAGGGACAAGGCCCGGGGCGAGGGCGCGGACACGCCAGGAGGGGGGCCGCATTGTCCGGTCCGGGCCCGGGAGGGCAGGATGACCGGCATGACGCACGCGATGCAGAAGGGCTCGAACATCCCGGTGACCGCCGTGGCGGTCCGGGCGGTGCTGCGCTGGACCACCGGCCCCGAAGTACCGGACGTGGACGCCTCGGCGCTGCTCGTGGGGGCGGACGGGCGTGTGCGTTCGGACGAGGACTTCGTCTTCTACAACCAGCCCCGGCACCCCTCGGGAGCCGTGTGGCGCCTCGGCAAGAAGCAGATCGGCGAGGGGATCACCGACGCCGTGCAGGCGGACCTGCGGGCGGTGACCCCGGCGGTGGACCGGATCCTGGTCGTCGCCTCCGCCGAGGACGTGCCCTTCGAGCGGGTACGGGACCTGCGGATCCTGCTGTACGACGCCACGGCGACGGGCGGCTCCGAGCCGCTGGCCTACTTCGACGTGCGGCCCGAGACGGGCGCCGAGACGGCGCTGATCTGCGGGGAGCTGTACCGCCGGGGCGAGGCGTGGAAGTTCCGCGCGCTGGGCGAGGGCTACTCGGACGGGCTGGTGGGGCTGGCGACCGACCACGGGATCTCCGTGGACGAGAACGCCCCGGAGGCCGGGGCGGCCTCGGCCGCCACCGGCCCCTCCGCCGACCAGACGGCGGCGATGCGGCCGCCGACCCCGCCGGTGCCTCCCACGCAGGCTCCGCCGGCCGTGCAGCCCGCGTACGGGTACCCGCAGCCGGTGTCCCCGGCCCCGGTGCCGGTTCCGGGCGGGGACCCGACGTTCCGGCTGCCGGTGCAGGGCCCGCAGTTCATCCGGCGCTGACGGCTGCCGGTGCTCAGGCCTTCGTGCTCTTGTAGCCGCGGCCCCACTGGAGCCCCCAGCCGTACAGCCGGTCCAGCTCGGCCTGGAACCCGTACACGAACTTCACCTCGCGCCGGACGATCAGCTCGCCCTTGACCTTCTCCAGCGAGACCACCGCGCAGGAGCGCGCCTGCGGGTGCCGCTCGTCGAGGGCGATCTCGATGCGCGGCCCGGTGGTCGGATAGAGGGTGACCAGGGCGTGCGTCCGGTCGAAGGCCGGCGTCTGGTCGTAGATGTAGACGAACACGAGCAGCCGCTTGATCTCCTCGGCGTGGTCGAGGTTGACGAAGATCGTCTCGCCCGACGGAGCCCCGAACCGGTCGTCGCCGCTGAGCTTCACGTACGGCGGGCTGTTGATGTCGCCGTGCAGGTTGCCGAGCGGCTGGACGACGCCCCGGGTGCCGTCGGTGAGCTCGTAGAGGCAGCCGATGTCGAGGTCGACGTTGACCATGCCCTGGGTGTGCGCCTGCACCATGTCCGGCTTGAACAGCTTGAACGGGTGCCGCAGCAGCTGCCCGCTCTGGCCCGAGCGGCCTCCGATGTCGGAGGTGCGCATCCGCCACGACAGGTTGACCCGCAGGTTGCCGTGCACCGCCTGCTGTTTGGTCAGCGACACCGTCGGCTGCCGCCTGGTCAGCTCGATCGCGTTCGACGAGGCGTTGCCCGACTGGAACTGCATGGCGCGCGCGCCCCTGAGTCCGTCGAAGAATCCCATCCCTGTTCCCCCCTTGATCCCTTGGTCCCCTGGCCCCTTGGTCCCCTGGTCCCCGG
This genomic window contains:
- a CDS encoding DUF6193 family natural product biosynthesis protein, coding for MNEPSREVLADLCPELTVPGGLREALAGEAARRGHGAGPMDPVEGYDPAVAACSTRGEARFAVYATNADEREFRIEISADSGWPWGAFGSTDDLAVVDAVLHAWRDGAPIDQLRREWTLLAADPLDAAPPGRVVSTAWRLTLERSPVIRLGDAEVAEALYAQPTLRVFFPFPSHGAFSLLTSTKDPFYEEVPRVVPSGDGLWNVVLHWSRWSPQTPSRVLGSRLSAREAAALVAANVPAGSGPAIEGGWPHPAPGCR
- a CDS encoding DUF4383 domain-containing protein, which gives rise to MAAHASDAFRTAPRASQTHGAHGTHTTAPHAAYGCHAEHDSYAPYVPHGPIELPAPHVPYLVRRIAHPVGARLDEHLPADHKLSQVYRVGAGLMGLLLVAFGILGLIDRIGFFDTGGATVLALNTNGALSVLSICIGLLLFTGMVIGGNFASTLNIVLGLLFIASGFVNLALLDTGMNFLAFKIQNVLFSFVVGVMLMWFGMYGRVGSALPHDNPYWRARHPEQAAREQRAASGRL
- a CDS encoding zinc ribbon domain-containing protein, yielding MPRYEFRCRTCDDTFEVSRPMAESSAPADCPAGHADTVKLLSAVAVGGTSSAPAPSGGCCGGGGCC
- a CDS encoding O-methyltransferase — its product is MTKGNSTKITDELYQYMLDHNPPLDAVQRGLVETTYAKFPDVAGMQSAQEQGPLLAFLVRLTGARHIVEVGTFTGFSALSMAQALPADGRLITCDVSEEWTAYGREAWAAAGVADRIELRIGAALDTLRAMPQEPHIDLAYVDADKESQIRYWEELVPRLRPGGLIVTDNTLFHGSVLDESATGSAAGVRAFNEHVTKDARMDSVLLAISDGLTLSRRR
- a CDS encoding HAD family hydrolase; translation: MTVLIASDLDRTLIYSTAALGLTMPDPVAPRLLCVEVHESKPLSYMTETAAGLLAKLTAEPGVVFVPTTTRTRKQYQRIRFPGRPAQYAICANGGQLLVDGVPDRDWRRQVAARLAEECAPLEEVHAHLLATADPAWLRKARVAEDLFTYLVVERDLVPDEWLKALVDWSEARGWTVSLQGRKVYAVPRPLTKSAAMREVARRTGATRTLAAGDSLLDADLLLAADRAWRPGHGELADAGWTAPNVTALTKAGVLAGEEIVRAFGRSAGEAGR
- a CDS encoding phosphoribosyltransferase; protein product: MEKGKKIDTVWSGTWVADRLGVSLREGGDPAAPRLDALLGLALRRNPKRAHLLVSQVLGKHVPQSPEAVYAAGHGLGERVRALLGDEAAAAAVVLGYAETATGLGHCVADGLGLAPYLHSTRRPVPGVAPAGGFEEAHSHATSHLLLPEDPKLLAGSGPLVLVDDEFSTGNTVLNTIADLHARHPRGHYVVVALVDMRSPADRDRLTAFAEGLGARIDLVALASGTVRLPEGVLAKGQALVEEYEEYEARDAAPGAVGSAGSAPSVGSVGSAGSAAFVERVALGWPAGLPDGGRHGFTPADRERLEAALPALAGRIADALGAEPGRVLVLGNEELMYAPLRLARALEESGAAREVRFSTTTRSPVLAVDDPGYAIRTRLVFPAHDAPADGPGDRYAYNVAGAGFDAVVAVVDGEGDTGALHAPDGLLARLAPHTGRVLLAVVPSYAPAPVATPVPVLAPVLDRQEPIMSEPLRGPAFSSYAPEDVGWLLQDFSEVELEAPTEEREEAIQAGGAHYAESLPVEYQPSPAYQELYQSALTASAARIARAVGTVTETVLAERTPSPVLVSLARAGTPVGVLMRRWARARHGLDLPHYAVSIVRGRGIDANALRWLAAHHDPADIVFVDGWTGKGAITRELAAALAEFEGFNPEIVVLADPGSCVPTYGTREDFLIPSACLNSTVSGLISRTVLRSDLVGPADFHGAKFYRELAGADVSVDFVDTVAARFDEVAEAVDAEVKELLAADRTPTWEGWAAVERISEEYGIHDVNLVKPGVGETTRVLLRRVPWKILAQRGAGADLDHVRLLAEQRGVPVEEVDGLPYTCVGLIHPRFTRGATGADGKAVASK
- a CDS encoding HpcH/HpaI aldolase/citrate lyase family protein; this encodes MRHFGHIAPTVRKDLFHQEPAEFNAASPARVLAAALGATLYSPATRPTLAADIRKQAARGVVSMVLCLEDSISDADVQGGEENLVRQFAELDADSGELPLLFIRVREPEQIPDLVRRLGGSARRLAGFVLPKFGEHRGIGFLDAVAEAEADSGLPRLYAMPVLETPELLHLETRVETLSGISRTVNDYRERVLALRLGVTDFCSAYGLRRTPDMTAYDVQIVAGVIADVVNVLSRADGTGFTVTGPVWEYFRSQQRLFKPQLRRSPFLEEGVEELRTALIEHDLDGLLREIELDRANGLLGKTCIHPAHVTPVHALSVVSHEEFSDAQDILRPERGGGGVMRSAYTNKMNEVKPHRAWAERTMLRAEVFGVAKEEVGFVDLLTAGLQV
- a CDS encoding TerD family protein, translated to MTHAMQKGSNIPVTAVAVRAVLRWTTGPEVPDVDASALLVGADGRVRSDEDFVFYNQPRHPSGAVWRLGKKQIGEGITDAVQADLRAVTPAVDRILVVASAEDVPFERVRDLRILLYDATATGGSEPLAYFDVRPETGAETALICGELYRRGEAWKFRALGEGYSDGLVGLATDHGISVDENAPEAGAASAATGPSADQTAAMRPPTPPVPPTQAPPAVQPAYGYPQPVSPAPVPVPGGDPTFRLPVQGPQFIRR
- a CDS encoding Tellurium resistance; amino-acid sequence: MGFFDGLRGARAMQFQSGNASSNAIELTRRQPTVSLTKQQAVHGNLRVNLSWRMRTSDIGGRSGQSGQLLRHPFKLFKPDMVQAHTQGMVNVDLDIGCLYELTDGTRGVVQPLGNLHGDINSPPYVKLSGDDRFGAPSGETIFVNLDHAEEIKRLLVFVYIYDQTPAFDRTHALVTLYPTTGPRIEIALDERHPQARSCAVVSLEKVKGELIVRREVKFVYGFQAELDRLYGWGLQWGRGYKSTKA